Proteins encoded within one genomic window of Bacillus sp. 1NLA3E:
- a CDS encoding acyl-CoA dehydrogenase family protein, producing MNFEFTEEQVMLRKMVRSFVDKEIMPNIGEWDENQQFNQNILKRLAELNLMGVCIPEAYGGSGMDYNSLAIVCEELERGDTAFRTAVSVHIGLNSLTLLQFGTETQKQKYLVPQAKGEKIGAFGLTEPGAGSDVASLATTAVKDGDDYILNGSKTWISLCDYADNFIVFAYTDKDKRHNGISAFIVERTMPGFSSHAIKGKLGIRAGNTGELFFDQVRIPKENLLGKEGEGFKIAMSALDNGRFTVAAGAVGLIMASLEASVKYCHERQTFGKEIGKHQLVQQMVAKMEAGLQMSSLLVYKAGEMKNKGKRNTRETSLAKWMACDFANQAADDAVQIHGAYGYSNEYPVERYLRNSKAPVIYEGTREIHTVMQAEYVLGYRADKLLNQPLPAWPFECDKEAVKN from the coding sequence ATGAATTTCGAATTTACTGAAGAACAAGTGATGTTAAGAAAAATGGTCAGAAGCTTTGTTGATAAAGAGATTATGCCAAATATCGGTGAATGGGATGAAAATCAACAATTTAATCAAAATATTTTAAAGCGCTTAGCTGAATTAAATCTTATGGGTGTTTGTATTCCTGAAGCATACGGCGGAAGCGGAATGGATTATAATTCCTTAGCTATTGTTTGCGAGGAGTTAGAAAGAGGGGATACAGCTTTCCGCACAGCTGTCTCGGTGCATATCGGACTGAACAGCTTAACATTATTACAATTCGGGACTGAGACACAAAAGCAAAAATATCTTGTACCTCAAGCAAAGGGTGAAAAAATTGGGGCATTTGGATTAACAGAGCCTGGTGCGGGTTCTGACGTGGCATCTCTTGCTACGACAGCGGTGAAAGATGGCGATGATTATATCTTAAATGGTTCCAAAACATGGATTTCGTTATGTGACTATGCTGACAATTTCATTGTGTTTGCTTATACCGATAAAGATAAACGTCATAATGGGATTTCTGCCTTTATTGTTGAGCGTACAATGCCAGGCTTTTCATCGCATGCAATCAAAGGGAAGTTGGGAATTCGCGCAGGTAATACTGGAGAGTTGTTCTTTGACCAAGTACGAATTCCAAAAGAAAATCTGCTTGGTAAAGAAGGGGAAGGATTTAAAATCGCAATGTCTGCTCTAGATAACGGCCGATTCACTGTAGCTGCTGGAGCCGTGGGATTGATCATGGCAAGTTTAGAGGCAAGTGTGAAGTATTGTCATGAACGACAAACGTTTGGAAAGGAAATCGGCAAACATCAGCTTGTCCAACAAATGGTCGCTAAGATGGAAGCGGGATTGCAAATGAGTAGCTTGTTAGTTTATAAGGCAGGCGAAATGAAAAATAAAGGTAAACGAAATACTCGTGAAACTTCTTTGGCGAAATGGATGGCCTGTGATTTTGCTAATCAAGCAGCCGATGATGCTGTTCAAATTCATGGAGCTTATGGATATTCAAATGAATATCCAGTTGAACGCTACTTACGCAATTCAAAAGCGCCAGTTATTTATGAAGGAACACGTGAAATCCACACCGTTATGCAAGCCGAATATGTGCTTGGTTACCGAGCGGACAAACTACTAAATCAACCCTTACCTGCTTGGCCCTTTGAATGCGATAAAGAAGCAGTAAAAAACTGA
- a CDS encoding CaiB/BaiF CoA transferase family protein yields MGGALAGIKVLDLTRVLAGPYCTMMLADLGADVMKVEAPGGSDETRGWGPPFKNGVSAYYLCANRNKRSITVNLKTEEGRDIIRTLAKDADVLIHNFKTGSMEKWLLDYESLQELNSGLVFCSITGFGETGPYSQLPGYDFIVQGMSGLMSITGTEESGPLKIGVAMVDILTGLYAAISIQAALLERVKSGLGQKIDMSLLDAAVGSLANVASNYLISGKVPQKLGNEHPNIVPYATFQTADGEMIIAVGNDRQFTTLCELLEMKAIAQHEKFRTNSARVQNRLELTSILNERLQSQSMEYWTSLFSAYNIPCGPINTMDRVFNHPQIKARQMVVEMNHPEAGVVNLVGSPLKLSRTKVRMERHPPVAGEHTIEIMQQAGFLQTEINQFKNNNII; encoded by the coding sequence GTGGGAGGTGCTTTAGCTGGAATTAAAGTTTTAGATTTAACTAGAGTGCTTGCAGGACCTTACTGCACAATGATGCTAGCCGACCTCGGAGCAGATGTGATGAAAGTTGAAGCACCAGGAGGAAGTGATGAAACTAGAGGATGGGGTCCTCCATTCAAGAATGGTGTCAGTGCCTATTACTTATGTGCAAATCGTAATAAAAGGAGTATTACCGTAAATTTAAAAACCGAAGAAGGCCGGGACATTATTCGAACTCTAGCCAAAGATGCTGATGTTCTGATCCACAATTTTAAAACGGGTTCGATGGAAAAGTGGCTACTAGACTATGAGAGTTTACAAGAATTGAATTCAGGACTAGTATTTTGCTCGATTACCGGCTTTGGGGAAACAGGACCGTATTCTCAATTGCCTGGTTACGATTTCATCGTACAAGGGATGAGCGGGCTCATGAGTATAACTGGAACCGAGGAAAGCGGGCCGTTAAAAATTGGTGTGGCAATGGTGGACATTTTAACGGGATTATATGCTGCGATTTCCATCCAGGCCGCTCTCCTTGAACGAGTGAAATCGGGTTTAGGCCAAAAAATCGACATGTCTTTGCTGGATGCGGCAGTTGGGTCTCTAGCAAATGTTGCAAGCAACTATTTAATATCTGGGAAAGTTCCACAAAAGCTAGGAAATGAACATCCGAATATTGTCCCTTATGCTACTTTCCAGACTGCGGATGGTGAAATGATTATCGCGGTTGGAAACGATCGCCAATTTACAACCTTGTGCGAGTTGCTAGAAATGAAAGCGATTGCACAGCACGAAAAATTCCGAACGAATTCGGCTCGGGTCCAAAATCGACTGGAACTTACTAGCATTTTAAACGAGCGGCTTCAATCCCAATCTATGGAATATTGGACCAGTTTATTCTCAGCTTACAATATTCCATGCGGACCGATCAATACGATGGATCGTGTTTTCAACCATCCACAAATTAAAGCCCGACAAATGGTAGTCGAAATGAATCATCCTGAGGCTGGCGTGGTGAATTTAGTTGGGTCACCCCTCAAACTTTCTCGCACTAAAGTGAGAATGGAACGACATCCACCAGTTGCCGGAGAGCATACGATTGAAATAATGCAACAAGCAGGATTTTTACAAACAGAAATTAATCAATTCAAAAATAACAATATAATATAG
- a CDS encoding DinB family protein, whose translation MYSLRTILNMYNHLEWANQRILELLQSIEFENEKAIRLFSHILLAEQVWFTRLKGEDSSQISIWSDIDVAACAKIAKQNEESYSLLLKELTNSDLDLIISYKNSKGKEFVTSVGDILTHIALHGQYHRGQINQLVRRNGIEPVNIDYITLVR comes from the coding sequence GTGTATTCTTTGAGAACAATTTTAAATATGTATAATCATTTGGAGTGGGCTAATCAGCGGATTTTGGAACTCTTGCAATCTATAGAATTTGAAAATGAGAAGGCAATCCGATTGTTTAGTCATATCCTCCTTGCTGAACAGGTATGGTTTACTAGATTAAAGGGGGAGGATAGCTCTCAAATCTCGATTTGGTCAGATATAGATGTTGCAGCATGTGCAAAAATTGCCAAGCAAAACGAAGAAAGCTATTCGTTACTTTTAAAAGAATTAACAAATTCTGACCTAGATCTAATAATTTCCTATAAAAATAGCAAAGGGAAAGAGTTTGTTACTTCAGTCGGTGATATACTAACTCACATAGCACTTCATGGTCAGTATCATCGCGGACAAATAAACCAACTGGTTCGACGTAATGGGATTGAACCAGTAAATATCGATTATATTACGCTGGTAAGATAG
- the pssA gene encoding CDP-diacylglycerol--serine O-phosphatidyltransferase, with product MPFIFASWIPNLFTIANLLSGVFSITCMMNGYMRESVFLIFLAAIFDLFDGRIARKLKVNSELGVELDSLADVVSFGVAPAILFHTLSPHSLLTSIAFLLYPTMGALRLARFSAKPTIGYFLGIPIPLAGLTIATMGLFFYTNQYITILLSILMVSPIRVKKF from the coding sequence TTGCCATTCATTTTTGCATCCTGGATACCTAATTTATTTACAATTGCAAATCTATTAAGCGGCGTTTTCTCCATTACCTGTATGATGAATGGGTATATGCGCGAGTCTGTTTTTTTAATTTTTCTCGCTGCTATTTTTGACTTATTTGATGGGAGGATTGCAAGAAAGTTAAAAGTGAATAGTGAACTAGGAGTGGAACTAGACTCTTTAGCAGATGTTGTAAGCTTTGGAGTAGCGCCAGCCATACTCTTTCATACATTATCACCACACTCTTTATTAACATCGATCGCATTTCTTCTTTACCCAACAATGGGTGCTCTTAGACTGGCAAGATTCAGCGCAAAACCAACTATTGGCTATTTTCTAGGCATACCTATTCCTCTAGCAGGACTTACTATTGCAACGATGGGTTTATTTTTCTATACCAACCAGTATATAACCATTTTACTTTCTATTTTAATGGTTAGCCCAATCCGTGTTAAGAAATTCTAA
- a CDS encoding polysaccharide deacetylase family protein, which produces MSEIWLAILILLFLVFLVIGLISYFKKSGKKLVYFALAVFNLIGALLMVAIIHWDLSDIGKVEKTSSPHTEINKKEPETQTDDEKNIEKEKPAVEVPPAEEPSVEPVPTQTPPPLEPSEPQTPPSDPNPPSPTEPSKIIVPENGTINYTVVKGDTLWKIATRAGVTVTKLKQWNNLSSDVIYVGQELKIYGKNIEPQPPTNPSTPETPQNTATSVLFSHGILSQKEIALTFDAGSDIAGIGILDVLKKYNIKATFFLTGKWAEKFPSYAKRIVVEGHEIGNHSYSHPDPVKISTSTLIQEITNAEHAIITATGKSPRPYFRFPYGSYNTTALKAVGEAGYPLSIQWSLDTIDWQQPSSAVIISRIETGASNGDIILMHIGGINTPEAVDNIIPILSAKGYKLVTLSELLK; this is translated from the coding sequence ATGTCAGAAATCTGGCTTGCTATTCTAATTCTATTGTTTTTAGTCTTTCTTGTGATTGGGTTAATCTCGTATTTTAAAAAATCCGGCAAGAAGTTGGTTTATTTTGCACTAGCTGTTTTTAACCTGATTGGAGCTTTATTAATGGTGGCCATTATTCACTGGGATTTGAGTGATATTGGAAAAGTAGAAAAGACATCATCACCCCACACTGAGATAAACAAAAAAGAGCCAGAAACTCAAACAGATGACGAAAAAAATATCGAAAAAGAAAAGCCGGCTGTGGAGGTACCTCCAGCAGAAGAACCTAGTGTGGAACCAGTTCCAACACAAACACCTCCACCACTGGAACCCTCAGAACCCCAAACTCCTCCATCTGACCCTAATCCCCCTTCCCCAACTGAACCTTCTAAAATAATTGTTCCTGAAAATGGAACAATCAACTATACAGTTGTAAAGGGCGATACTCTATGGAAAATTGCTACACGAGCTGGTGTGACCGTTACAAAATTAAAACAATGGAACAACCTTTCTTCTGATGTCATCTATGTAGGTCAAGAATTAAAGATATATGGGAAAAATATTGAGCCACAGCCTCCGACAAATCCCTCCACACCCGAAACACCACAAAATACCGCTACTTCCGTTCTTTTTTCACATGGCATCCTTTCACAAAAGGAAATTGCCTTAACGTTTGACGCAGGTAGCGATATTGCAGGTATTGGAATTTTAGATGTCTTAAAAAAGTATAATATCAAAGCCACTTTCTTTCTAACTGGTAAATGGGCAGAGAAGTTTCCAAGCTATGCTAAAAGGATTGTTGTAGAAGGACACGAGATCGGAAATCATAGCTATTCTCATCCCGATCCAGTAAAAATCAGCACTAGCACTCTTATTCAAGAAATTACCAATGCGGAACATGCCATCATAACAGCTACCGGAAAATCACCACGTCCTTATTTCCGCTTTCCTTATGGCTCATACAATACCACTGCTTTAAAAGCAGTCGGAGAAGCTGGATATCCACTTAGCATCCAATGGTCTCTCGATACGATAGACTGGCAGCAGCCTTCATCTGCAGTCATCATCTCTCGAATTGAAACCGGTGCAAGCAACGGCGATATAATTCTCATGCATATTGGTGGAATCAATACACCAGAAGCAGTCGACAATATCATTCCAATTTTATCTGCAAAAGGGTACAAGCTTGTTACCCTAAGTGAGCTATTAAAGTAG
- a CDS encoding response regulator transcription factor — protein MIKIVIAEDQQLLLGALGSLLNLEEDMEVVGKASNGEEAISFVKKHQPDVCIMDIEMPGKSGLEAAEELKGLGCKVIILTTFARSGYFQRAFKAGVSGYLLKDSPSEELASSIRSIMAGKRIYAPELMDDVYSEGNPLTEREKEVLELVADGKNTKEIADELSLKAGTVRNYISTILDKLEVKNRIEAITQSKEKGWFK, from the coding sequence ATGATCAAAATCGTCATTGCCGAAGATCAGCAATTGCTTTTGGGAGCCTTAGGTTCACTGTTGAATTTAGAAGAAGATATGGAAGTGGTTGGAAAAGCTTCAAACGGCGAAGAAGCGATCTCTTTTGTAAAAAAACATCAGCCAGATGTCTGTATAATGGATATCGAAATGCCTGGAAAGAGTGGGCTTGAGGCTGCTGAAGAGCTAAAGGGGCTCGGCTGTAAGGTGATTATTCTGACGACATTTGCAAGGTCAGGTTATTTCCAACGGGCGTTTAAAGCCGGGGTAAGTGGGTATCTTTTAAAGGATAGTCCAAGTGAAGAGCTCGCTAGCTCGATTCGTAGCATCATGGCAGGTAAACGAATCTACGCACCTGAATTAATGGATGATGTCTATAGTGAAGGAAATCCGCTCACAGAACGGGAAAAGGAAGTTTTGGAGCTTGTAGCGGATGGGAAAAATACGAAGGAGATAGCCGATGAGCTTAGTCTTAAAGCCGGGACGGTCCGAAACTATATTTCCACGATTTTGGATAAGCTTGAGGTTAAAAACCGCATTGAAGCTATTACCCAATCAAAGGAGAAGGGTTGGTTTAAATAG
- a CDS encoding sensor histidine kinase gives MIKRYAFFQKSPGISPYIWTILGILPFYFIFQSTSTINIIIGILLTILFYVVYRFAFISKGWSVYIWTLILIGISVAATSLFSYIYFAFFLAYFIGNIKNRMAFITLYIVHLVTTTVLINYNIVIQEELFIKQLPFIIITWISVILLPFNIHNRNERGQLEEQLEDANKRISELVIMEERQRIARDLHDTLGQKLSLIGLKSDLARKLINKDPEQARNELKDVQQTARTALNEVRKIVSSMRGLRLKEEIDRVKQILEAAQIEFVCEKCKPLTNVSLLTENILSMCLKEAVNNVVKHSGASICNISIQQTWNEITIIVYDNGKFIETTESSGKGHGLMGMKERLEFVNGSLELSTKEGTSLTIKVPNDVKPSDKEDHR, from the coding sequence ATGATTAAGAGGTATGCTTTTTTTCAAAAAAGCCCTGGGATTTCTCCATATATATGGACTATCCTTGGTATTTTACCATTTTATTTTATATTTCAATCTACCTCGACAATCAACATAATAATAGGAATTTTACTTACCATTTTGTTTTATGTCGTCTACCGTTTTGCCTTTATTTCAAAAGGGTGGTCCGTTTACATTTGGACATTGATACTGATTGGTATTTCTGTTGCTGCAACTAGCTTATTTAGCTATATTTATTTCGCTTTTTTTCTTGCCTATTTTATTGGCAATATTAAGAACCGTATGGCCTTTATTACCTTGTATATTGTTCATTTAGTCACCACGACCGTTTTAATAAATTATAATATCGTCATCCAAGAAGAATTATTCATTAAGCAATTGCCATTCATTATTATCACTTGGATTAGCGTCATATTGCTTCCTTTTAATATTCATAATCGAAATGAACGAGGACAGCTTGAAGAACAGCTTGAAGACGCTAATAAACGAATTTCGGAGTTGGTGATTATGGAGGAACGCCAAAGGATTGCACGTGATCTTCATGATACTCTTGGACAAAAGCTCTCTTTGATCGGTCTGAAAAGCGATTTAGCAAGAAAGTTGATAAATAAAGATCCCGAACAAGCTCGGAATGAGCTAAAGGATGTCCAACAAACCGCAAGGACAGCATTAAATGAAGTACGGAAAATCGTTTCATCAATGCGTGGCCTGCGATTAAAAGAAGAAATAGACAGGGTCAAACAAATTCTTGAAGCTGCTCAAATCGAGTTTGTATGCGAAAAGTGTAAGCCACTTACCAATGTTTCCTTGTTAACTGAAAATATCTTGAGTATGTGCTTGAAAGAGGCAGTAAATAATGTCGTAAAACATAGTGGTGCATCGATCTGTAATATTTCCATTCAACAAACATGGAATGAAATCACGATCATCGTTTACGATAACGGAAAATTCATAGAGACTACTGAGTCGTCCGGAAAAGGCCATGGACTGATGGGGATGAAGGAACGTTTGGAGTTTGTAAATGGAAGCCTTGAATTGAGTACAAAAGAAGGAACGTCACTAACAATAAAAGTTCCTAATGATGTAAAGCCGTCAGATAAGGAGGATCATCGATGA
- a CDS encoding fatty acid desaturase, protein MTHQKQINLRKQVAPYEKSNTKDSVLQIVNTMVPFFLFWYLAYQSLSVSYILTLVLAMISAGFLVRIFIIFHDCCHHSFFKSRKANKILGTITGILTFFPYYQWQHDHSVHHATSSNLDKRGTGDIWVLTVEEYVSSPFWLRFSYRFYRNPLVMFGIGPIYVFLFKNRFNRKGARRKERLNTYLTNISIAILVTILCLTIGWQAFLLIQVPIFMVSGAAGIWLFFIQHTFEDSYYVEDEQWDYVKAAVEGSSFYKLPKILQWITGNIGYHHVHHLSPKVPNYKLEAVHNNTPPLQNVPTITLATSIQSLKFGLWDENTNKFVQFKEIKSIAKMKSSVSN, encoded by the coding sequence ATGACACATCAAAAACAAATCAATTTACGTAAACAAGTTGCTCCATATGAAAAATCAAATACAAAGGATAGTGTTTTGCAAATCGTTAACACGATGGTCCCATTTTTTCTTTTTTGGTACTTAGCATATCAAAGTCTATCTGTTTCCTATATCTTAACATTGGTACTAGCGATGATTTCTGCTGGATTTTTGGTGCGTATTTTTATTATTTTCCATGACTGCTGCCACCATTCTTTTTTTAAAAGTCGTAAGGCAAATAAAATACTCGGTACCATTACTGGAATTTTAACCTTTTTCCCTTATTACCAATGGCAGCATGATCATTCCGTCCATCATGCAACGAGCAGTAATTTAGATAAGCGTGGTACAGGTGATATTTGGGTTCTTACCGTGGAAGAATATGTATCTTCTCCATTTTGGTTACGATTTTCTTACCGATTTTATCGGAATCCACTCGTAATGTTTGGTATTGGACCAATTTATGTATTCCTTTTTAAAAATCGTTTTAACAGAAAAGGCGCGCGAAGGAAAGAACGCCTTAATACTTATTTAACAAATATTTCGATTGCGATCTTAGTCACAATCCTTTGTTTAACAATTGGATGGCAAGCTTTCCTGTTGATTCAAGTTCCTATCTTTATGGTCTCTGGTGCAGCTGGCATTTGGCTCTTCTTCATCCAACATACCTTTGAGGATTCTTATTATGTAGAGGACGAACAATGGGATTATGTGAAAGCAGCAGTAGAAGGGAGTTCTTTTTATAAACTTCCTAAGATTTTGCAATGGATAACAGGAAATATTGGTTACCATCACGTCCATCATTTAAGTCCAAAGGTGCCAAACTATAAGCTTGAAGCGGTTCACAACAATACACCACCATTGCAAAACGTACCAACCATCACTTTAGCGACTAGTATTCAATCGCTTAAATTCGGACTGTGGGACGAAAACACAAATAAGTTCGTTCAATTTAAGGAGATCAAATCAATCGCTAAAATGAAGAGCAGTGTTTCGAATTAA
- the menC gene encoding o-succinylbenzoate synthase, translated as MKIKQVILRHLKLDLLTPFTTSFGTEYDRDFILVEAISSDGVSGWAESVAMLDPLYNEETLKTNWHILEDYLIPILLKNEIRHPDELSEKLFSHIRGNYMAKAALEGAVWDIYAKEQNASLSSMLGGTKKSIDVGVSIGIKDSIDETLTIIESRLTEGYKRIKLKIRPGWDVELINKVRKVYPEIPLMADANSAYSLQDIDSLIALDDYNLMMIEQPLAYNDIIDHAELQARLKTPICLDESIHSLDDARKALKLGSCKIINIKIGRVGGLTPSRKIHDLCLEQGIPLWCGGMLESGIGRAHNIAITSLKNFTLPGDTAASSLYWSEDIIEPEVTVDYGTINVPTTPGIGYNASLKKISKYTKYAQTYRF; from the coding sequence ATGAAAATTAAACAAGTAATTTTACGGCACCTTAAACTGGATTTGCTTACGCCTTTTACAACTAGCTTTGGAACTGAATACGATCGTGATTTTATTTTGGTCGAAGCAATTAGTTCAGATGGCGTTTCCGGTTGGGCGGAGTCCGTTGCCATGCTTGACCCACTTTATAATGAAGAAACGTTAAAAACAAACTGGCATATCCTCGAAGATTATTTGATACCAATCCTATTAAAAAATGAAATTAGGCACCCTGATGAACTTTCTGAAAAATTATTTAGCCATATTCGTGGAAATTATATGGCTAAAGCTGCTTTAGAGGGGGCTGTATGGGATATTTATGCAAAAGAGCAAAATGCTTCATTGTCAAGTATGCTTGGTGGAACAAAAAAATCCATCGACGTTGGAGTTAGTATTGGTATAAAAGATTCGATTGATGAGACTTTAACAATCATTGAATCACGTCTAACGGAAGGTTATAAGCGGATTAAGTTGAAAATCAGACCGGGCTGGGATGTAGAATTAATTAATAAGGTCCGGAAAGTTTATCCGGAAATTCCGTTGATGGCAGATGCAAATTCAGCCTATTCTCTTCAAGACATCGATAGCTTAATTGCACTTGATGACTATAATCTGATGATGATTGAACAGCCACTTGCTTATAACGATATAATTGACCATGCAGAGCTACAAGCTAGATTGAAAACGCCGATTTGCCTTGATGAAAGCATTCATTCACTTGATGATGCCCGCAAAGCGTTAAAGCTTGGCAGTTGTAAAATTATTAACATCAAGATTGGTCGGGTTGGTGGCTTGACACCTTCACGTAAAATTCACGATTTGTGCCTTGAACAGGGAATTCCATTGTGGTGTGGTGGCATGCTAGAATCTGGGATTGGCCGTGCTCATAATATCGCGATTACTTCCCTGAAAAATTTCACTTTACCGGGAGACACTGCAGCATCATCATTATATTGGTCAGAAGATATTATTGAACCAGAAGTTACTGTTGATTATGGCACGATTAATGTCCCGACAACACCTGGAATTGGCTATAATGCCTCACTTAAAAAAATCAGTAAGTACACGAAATACGCTCAAACATATAGATTTTGA
- a CDS encoding acetyltransferase produces MTTLDNLEIRSLHSVAELEEVRALESKIWGPQDSIPTHQTITSVKNGGLVLGAYVDEQLIAFQYSFPGFNGRNVYLCSHVLATDPHFRSKGIGEKLKIAQREEARKLGYELITWTYDPLESVNGYLNIGKLAAVSSTYIPNCYGEMDDLLNGGIPSDRFLVEWQIQLDSTSGTPEQEVEGESYLKNSLIQFEIDHNGLPIPMPTHSLPRQTDQIVSVAIPKNFREIKKINIETAILWRMKTREIFIELFREGWQVSGFKKNPITESPVNYYILTKK; encoded by the coding sequence ATGACAACATTAGATAATCTTGAAATTCGCTCCCTGCATTCTGTTGCAGAGCTTGAGGAAGTCAGAGCGCTAGAATCGAAAATTTGGGGTCCTCAAGATTCGATTCCAACCCACCAAACCATAACGTCTGTGAAAAATGGTGGGTTGGTTTTAGGTGCTTATGTAGATGAGCAACTGATTGCCTTTCAATATAGTTTTCCGGGCTTTAATGGAAGGAATGTTTACCTTTGTTCTCATGTTCTAGCAACTGATCCGCATTTTCGCAGCAAAGGGATTGGAGAGAAATTAAAAATTGCCCAACGTGAGGAAGCTCGCAAACTTGGTTACGAGCTGATAACTTGGACATACGATCCGTTAGAAAGCGTAAACGGATATTTGAACATCGGTAAACTAGCTGCTGTAAGCTCCACTTATATCCCAAACTGCTATGGGGAGATGGATGACCTTCTTAACGGTGGGATTCCTTCGGATCGTTTTCTAGTTGAATGGCAAATTCAGCTAGATTCAACTTCAGGGACCCCAGAACAGGAAGTTGAAGGAGAGTCTTATTTAAAGAATTCACTCATTCAATTTGAAATAGATCATAACGGTCTACCAATTCCTATGCCTACTCATTCTTTGCCTAGACAAACTGATCAAATAGTTTCCGTCGCGATTCCAAAGAATTTTAGAGAAATCAAAAAAATTAACATCGAAACAGCAATCCTATGGAGGATGAAAACGAGAGAAATCTTTATAGAGCTGTTTCGGGAAGGTTGGCAGGTCTCTGGTTTTAAAAAGAATCCAATCACCGAAAGTCCGGTTAATTATTATATCCTTACGAAAAAGTAA